GTGATTGTCACTGGTTACCGGAAGGAGTCCAAATCTGATGTATCTACGGCGATATCTTCCATCAAATCAAGAGATGTAGAAAAACTCGTCGTCTCCGGTGTGGAACAGGCATTACAGGGTCAGGCTCCCGGTATTTCAGTGACACAGGTGACGGGCTCCCCGGGTGATGATATTGCTGTTCGGATTAGGGGCGCCGGTACGCTGGGAAATAACAATCCCTTATTTATTATAGATGGTGTACCTTCTTCAGGCAATCTGAACATGTTTTCTATTAATGACATTCAATCTATTGAAGTGCTGAAAGACGGGGCATCGGCTGCGATATACGGATCCAGAGCTTCCAATGGCGTCGTTCTGATCACTACAAAAAGAGGGAAGTCAGGTAAGCCTGTTTTCTCATTGAATATTTCCAATGGGATACAGACACCCATCAGATTACCCGAGCTGCTCAATGCAAGTGAATATCTGACCATCAGAAATGAAGCCATTACAAATGCCAATACCCTTCGGAATCCCGCCAATCAGTTTCCCCTGTATGACAGATCCATTCTGGATACATTGCCGGATGTTAATTGGTTGGACAAGGTTTTTTCCAATGCACCTATACGTCAATATTCTTTTTCTGCCATGACGGGTAGCGATCAGAGTAATTTATATGTTTCAGCAGATTATCAGGATCAGGATGGCATCTTCCGGGGACAGAATTTTAAGAAGTATCAGTTCAGAATAAACGGTGAAACCGGCAGCAATTGGTTCAGAGTAGGCAGTAACCTTTCTTTCGGACATACAACCAGAAAAATTATCGGATCATCAGGAGATGGATTTGGTCCGGGCAATGAGCTAAGTGCTGTAAGATTTGCATTGATAGCTGCCCCGGTTTTTTCAGGGAAGTATAAAGATGGAACAGACGTAAAAGTAACATCTGAACTGGGAGATCCATTTCTGTATGGTGATGGTAATGCCAATCCACTGGTGTTGATAGATCAGACTGACTGGCATATTGACAGAAGCAGGGTTTTTGGAAATGTATTTGTAGAAGTTGATATCATAGAAGGGCTGAAAGCAAGGACGACGCTGGGAGGCGATTTTGTATTTGAAAAAGAAAAACTTTTCAAAGAGTTCCTGTCAGATGCGATTTATAATCCCACATCATTGAATGAAGGAAGAGTTTTTAATCAGACATTGATCTGGAATTCCACCTTGACGTATGATAAAAAATTTGGTAAACATAAGACCTCCCTTTTGGCAGGTACGGAGGTGATTACGAACCATACGGATTATATTGGAGCTTCCGCTAATAATTTCAGGAGAACTGATCCACTTTTCAGGTATCTGAGTGCTTCTGTCGCTACAGATATCAAAAATCTGGGTATATCCGGTATTGCAACAGAGTGGGCATTAGTGTCCTATTTTGGAATGGCATCTTATAATTATGACAATAAATATTTGCTTTCGGCAGCATTGCGAAGAGATGGTTCGTCCAGATTCGGGAAAGACAACAGATGGGGTGTATTTCCTTCTTTTTCTGCAGGCTGGTTGATTTCAAATGAAGACTTCCTGAAAGACAATGATTTAATTTCAGAGCTCAAAGTTAGAGCCAGTTGGGGTAAATTGGGAAATCAGGAAATCGGAGTCTATCCATACAGTTCTCTCGTGAGTACCGGCAACAGAGTCTATTCTTTCGGAGATAATATTGCAACGGGGGCATCCATTCTGGAGACAGGAAACAGTGGAATCAGATGGGAATCCAGTACACAGGCAAATATTGGGTTAGATTTGGGAATCTGGAATGACAAACTCACTTTGGCAGCAGATGTGTATCGAAAAACTTCCGAAGACGTGCTTGTCAGAGTGCCGATTCCGCAGTCCGGCGGTTCTCTAAGAGCGCCATTTGTCAATGCAGCTTCCATAGAAAATACGGGTATAGAGCTGGCACTATCATACAGATCCGGTGGAAAAGATTTCAATTATTTTCTAACGCCCAATATTTCCTTTGTAAAGAATGAAGTGCTTTCAATTGCAGGCAGTGAGCCGATTTTGGGTGGATTTGGTTTGTCGGATGGTCCATTGACTAAAACAGAACCCGGCAGACCGATAGGATCATTTTTCCTGTGGGAGACAGAAGGTATTTTTCAGTCACAAGCTGAGATTGATGCCAGTGCATTTCAGACAAAAGACACCAGACCGGGCGACGTGAAGTTCAGAGATATCAATAACGATAATGTCATTGATGATAAAGACAGAGCACATATAGGAAATCCATTTCCTGACTTCACTTACGGTATGCAATGTGGTTTTAATTACAAAAATCTTGATTTTTCAGTATTGTTTCAGAGTGTGCAGGGAAATGATGTTTATTTTCTATATGGCAATTTTGCATACGAAACTCAATCCAGAGGCTTTAATTCCTACGCTGATATTCTCAACAGGTGGACGCCTGAAAATACCAATACAAATATCCCGAAAGTAAGTTTGGATGACAGAAACGGAAACAGAAGACCTTCGACCCGATTTTTGTATGACGGCTCTTACATGAGAATAAGGAATATTTCATTGGGATATAATCTTAAGAGTTTGATGAATATAAATAGTATTGGCTCTTTAAGAGTTTATATGACGGTTCAGAATGCATTTACTTTTACAAAATATCCTGGATTGGATCCTGAAATTCAGGCCAATGCCAATGATACCCGAGGACTTGGATTGTCATCTGATCTTGCGGTAGGAATAGACTGGGGAACGGTGCCGGCACCTCGTACATACATAGCCGGGATACGGGTTGAATTTTAAGATATATTCTTGCAAAGCAAGAAATATCATGAAACACTTTTTATAAAAATGATTGGTTAATTGAAAATATATAGTTTATGAAACCATTTTTTAAGATCTTACTTTTCATTACCATTTTCCAACTGTGGTCTTGTGAAGGAATTTTAGACAAAGATCCTATTGCAGTTTTGGATGCGGGTTCTTTCTTTCAGACTGAAGATGACGCTGTTCAGGCCATCAATTCAGCATACAATCCATTGCTTTTTAGTAATGGAAATAATAATTTTTATTGGGTTTTTGCAGAGATTGCCGGCGATGCAGCTATTCCAGGAGGAGACGGATCCCGTCCGGGTATCAATGAAGTAGAAAGTTTTACTTATACACCACGTACAGAAGAGCTCAATGACTTTTGGAAGTTGCAATATAAAGGAGTGACTCAATGCAATCTGGTATTGGATAATATTGAAAAAATCAATATGAAAGATGCCACCAAAAGAAGGATAACAGGAGAAGCATTATTTTTGAGATCTTATTATTATTTTCTTTTGACTCAGGTTTTTGGTGATGTACCGCTTTACCTTAAAGTGACCGCACCGGATCAGTTGAAAATTGTAAAAACGTCCAAATCTGAAATTTTTCAACAAATTATAAAGGATTGTGAAACTGCCGCAGAAATGCTCAACGTAACCAATACCAGTTCAGACATCGGTCGTGCAACCAAAGGCGCCGCATGGGCATTGGCTGCAAAGACCAGTTTATATAACAAAGATTACTTGGCAGTCATAGACTATACAACTAAAATAAAATCGCTGAATGTGTACAACCTGGTGGCGGATTACAGAAACAATTTTATGAAGTTTACCCAGAATAACAGTGAATCTGTATGGGAAATACAACACACAAATCTTGAACTTGGGGTAGGTAACAATTTGAATCAATGGTGGGCTTCCCGGAAATTTTTGGGTTATGGATTTGCAGAAGTGACACCCGAATATGTAAATATTTTTGAAACGGGCGATCCACGTTTGAAATTTACAGTAGCAGCAAATAATGATCCCTATTTTGGTTTGATCTATAAAAACTCTTTTTCCAGTACTTTTTATAGTCCCCGTAAATTTCTGCAGGCTGATAGTGAATTGACTCAAAAAGCAGATGGGGATATCAATTATCCTGCCATCAGATTCGCTGAAGTATTGCTTTGGGAAGCGGAAGCCCTTGTAGAGCTAAACAGAGTTCAGGAGGCACTGGTACCTTTAGAAACAGTACGTGCAAGAGCAAGAGCTCAATCTGTCGGTGGAACCGCTTTGCCGCAAATAACTTCTACAGACCAGAATTTAGTCAGACAAGCCATCAGACGTGAAAGACAGGCAGAACTTGGCTTTGAGTTGCATCGCTTTTTTGATCTGGTGAGATGGGACATAGCCGCAGATGTACTTTCAGGATTTATAAAAGATAAACACGAGGTATTTCCAATACCACAGACTGAGATAGATTTAAATCCTGCACTTTTGCAAAATAATGGATATTGATGAAGGCATTATATAAATACATATTATTAGTTATTTTTCTGGGACTATCCCGATTACTGGCAGCGCAATCGGGACAGATCGTCATTCCAAGAGTGGCATTGATGCCTGATCAACCGACACCTTACAATGTCAGAGACTGGAGAGATGTAGCCATAAAATTTGACTCATTTATTTACAATCAAAATGCTACAGGTCAATATTTACCTTTGGTTTCATACAATTCTAACGGACAAAATTATCCATCGCAAAAACAAATTCGTCTGCATACTTATGTCGGTACAAAATCGCCGTTGAATTCGGAAGCGATCAATGTTTTACCTTCATTAGTAGGGTCAGCATTAGCAGGTAATGATATAAGAAACATGTTTGGGGTGGACCGTTTGGTGATGGCTCAGGATTTTTTTAATAAAACAAATGGCGAAAACATGTATCTCAATAATGCCTCTGCCGGAAGTGGCGGCGATTGGTGGTATGATGTGATGCCCAATGTTTATTTTTATCAACTCTACAATCTTTTTCCGGCTTTTAACTCAGAAGCTGACTATCAGTTTATATCTGTAGCGGATAAATTTCTGGAAGCGACCCGCAAAATGGGTGGTAAAGCAGCGCCTTGGAGTCCTGCTTCTATGAACTACAGAGCCTGGAATTTTAAAACAATGGTAGGCAATCCCAATGGAGTTAAAGAACCTGAAACCGCCGGGACATTTGGATGGATCCTTTATCATGCTTATAAAACGAACCAAAACCCCGAATATCTCAAAGGAGCTGAGTGGTCGATGGAATATTTGAATAGTCTCACATCCAATCCTTCATACGAACTTCAATTACCTTACGGCGCATACATTGCAGCAAAGATGAATGCAGAAGTGGGTACAAATTACAATACTGAAAAATTAGTCAACTGGTGTTTTGACAGAGGGCCATTGAGAGGGTGGGGTACGATAGTCGGTAAATGGGGAAGTTTTGATGTTTCCGGCTTGGTCGGAGAAGCCAATGATAATGGCAATGATTACGCATTTCTGATGAATGGAATGCAACAGGCAGCCGCATTGGTTCCTATGGTTAGATATGACAAAAGATTTGCGACGTCTATTGCAAAATGGATGTTGAATCTTTCCAACGCATCGCGATTGTTTTATCCCGGATTTCTGCCATCTTTTCTTCAGGATGGAGCGACGTGGTCACAGGCTCATGATCCGAATGCATTGATTGCACATGAAGCGATGAGAGAAAAATTTCAAAATCTTTCTCCGTATGCTACAGGTGATGCTGTCGGGGGTGGATGGGGCAATACAAATCTTGCTATTTATGGAAGTTCATCTGTGGGATATCTCGGTGCGATAGTAAGTAAAACCAATGTGGACAGGATATTGCGATTGGATTTAAAT
The genomic region above belongs to Saprospiraceae bacterium and contains:
- a CDS encoding TonB-dependent receptor, encoding MTDVRDLSRMNFHPKLNFYILCFLFISNFLIGQSHFISGKVTEAGNIPMIGVEILEKGTVNGTITDVDGNYNLRVASPNAVLVFNYLGYKTIEIPVESRSVIDMLLEQDSQVLDDVIVTGYRKESKSDVSTAISSIKSRDVEKLVVSGVEQALQGQAPGISVTQVTGSPGDDIAVRIRGAGTLGNNNPLFIIDGVPSSGNLNMFSINDIQSIEVLKDGASAAIYGSRASNGVVLITTKRGKSGKPVFSLNISNGIQTPIRLPELLNASEYLTIRNEAITNANTLRNPANQFPLYDRSILDTLPDVNWLDKVFSNAPIRQYSFSAMTGSDQSNLYVSADYQDQDGIFRGQNFKKYQFRINGETGSNWFRVGSNLSFGHTTRKIIGSSGDGFGPGNELSAVRFALIAAPVFSGKYKDGTDVKVTSELGDPFLYGDGNANPLVLIDQTDWHIDRSRVFGNVFVEVDIIEGLKARTTLGGDFVFEKEKLFKEFLSDAIYNPTSLNEGRVFNQTLIWNSTLTYDKKFGKHKTSLLAGTEVITNHTDYIGASANNFRRTDPLFRYLSASVATDIKNLGISGIATEWALVSYFGMASYNYDNKYLLSAALRRDGSSRFGKDNRWGVFPSFSAGWLISNEDFLKDNDLISELKVRASWGKLGNQEIGVYPYSSLVSTGNRVYSFGDNIATGASILETGNSGIRWESSTQANIGLDLGIWNDKLTLAADVYRKTSEDVLVRVPIPQSGGSLRAPFVNAASIENTGIELALSYRSGGKDFNYFLTPNISFVKNEVLSIAGSEPILGGFGLSDGPLTKTEPGRPIGSFFLWETEGIFQSQAEIDASAFQTKDTRPGDVKFRDINNDNVIDDKDRAHIGNPFPDFTYGMQCGFNYKNLDFSVLFQSVQGNDVYFLYGNFAYETQSRGFNSYADILNRWTPENTNTNIPKVSLDDRNGNRRPSTRFLYDGSYMRIRNISLGYNLKSLMNINSIGSLRVYMTVQNAFTFTKYPGLDPEIQANANDTRGLGLSSDLAVGIDWGTVPAPRTYIAGIRVEF
- a CDS encoding RagB/SusD family nutrient uptake outer membrane protein: MKPFFKILLFITIFQLWSCEGILDKDPIAVLDAGSFFQTEDDAVQAINSAYNPLLFSNGNNNFYWVFAEIAGDAAIPGGDGSRPGINEVESFTYTPRTEELNDFWKLQYKGVTQCNLVLDNIEKINMKDATKRRITGEALFLRSYYYFLLTQVFGDVPLYLKVTAPDQLKIVKTSKSEIFQQIIKDCETAAEMLNVTNTSSDIGRATKGAAWALAAKTSLYNKDYLAVIDYTTKIKSLNVYNLVADYRNNFMKFTQNNSESVWEIQHTNLELGVGNNLNQWWASRKFLGYGFAEVTPEYVNIFETGDPRLKFTVAANNDPYFGLIYKNSFSSTFYSPRKFLQADSELTQKADGDINYPAIRFAEVLLWEAEALVELNRVQEALVPLETVRARARAQSVGGTALPQITSTDQNLVRQAIRRERQAELGFELHRFFDLVRWDIAADVLSGFIKDKHEVFPIPQTEIDLNPALLQNNGY